The window GGCTACCTACTGTAAAAGTTTCTACTATATTTTCTCTGATTTGCTTAAAAGTGATTCTCAAAAACCAATCTAAAGATCTCTGACCATCCATAATGAAGTTTTTGCTGGTCCATGGTGAAATGAGAAAAGTAAAGACCAATTTGAGAGATTTTCACAAAGCTGATTTAATTCAATGTAAAGAGCTGTTCTGAATATCAGCCATGTCTTTcctatactttaaaatattaaaatgttttttaatgtcCTTTCTTTCCTGAAACCATGCTAATAATAGGTGGTAGTTTCCAAATACGGCAAATCAAAAGTTGGGAACACTACATCaaactgccttttaaaaaaatattattggttCTTGAAACCCCAAGTCAGGCTTTTGCTATGGTGAGAATTCTTTgatattgaatatattttcacatatcaTTGCTGAAGGTGTTTCTCGTATGTGTTTTGCAATGTCTAATAAGTGATGAACTAcagctgaaggcttttccacattcattacaatcataaggtttttctccagtatgaatcCTCTGATGCTTAGCAAAGGATGAATCATgtctaaaggctttcccacaatGACTGCATTCATACGGTTTCACTCCAGTATGGACTCTCTGGTGGATAGAAAGATGTATTCTCTggctaaaggctttcccacattctttacatTTATATGGTCTTTCCCCAGTATGAGTTCTCTGGTGTTGTGTTAGGTATGTGCTGTGGCTGAATGTTTTACTGCATACATTACAAATATAGGGTTTCACACCAGTATGAATtatctcatgttgtctaagatgTCTAATCTGGAAAAATGCTTTTCCACAATCTTTGCATGTAAAAGGTTTCTCTCTAACATGAGTTCTCAGATGCTGGATCAGTCCAATGCTCTGACTGAAGGCTTTCTCACATACACCACATTCATAGGGCTTCTCCCCAGTATGAATTCTAAGATGTTGAGTAAGGGATGAAGGATGTCTGAATGTTTtgccacattccttacattcatagggtttctctccagtatggatTCTCTGATGTGGAATAAGGGATGAGCTTTGGCTAAAAGCTTTTCCACATTCCTTACACCTgaaaggtttctctccagtatgaatccTCATGTGTTCAGTAAGGTGAATGAGCTGTTTGAAGATTTTTTCACAGATATTACATTCAAAGGTTTTCATTTTTGCGTAACTCCTTGAATGATTAATCAAATCTAAACTGCGTCTGCTTTTCTTTCCAGGGGTATCATATTTATGAACTCTTTTTCTTAGAGGGCAAACTGGTGCTGAAATAACTTTTGAGCCCTCATTAGTACTTTTCTCAAATCTGTTAGATTCTTGGTCTCTTTTCTGAGTAACGGTTTTCTTGTGGATCAAGGATATTTCCCCCTCACCCATTCCTTGGTTTTGCTGGTGGTTTTCTAACTTATCAGATTTGGAGACTTTTTCCAAAGTAGAGTACAAGGTGCTTCCTCTTGTAGACTTTCCCATCATCAGGCTATGGGGTAATTCTTCCCATAAAACATCATTCTTTAAGGCCAACTCTTTGGTTACTGTTTTACTCTCCAagtctgaaagaaataaaaattacaaatgatCCATCTTCACtgcactttaaaaaagaaattgccaTACTGGGAATGGGATTAAAAAATGACATTACTAAGTATAGGAGGCTTGGACTGTCTTTGAATGTGAGACAGCTGATATACAAGGAACTGAGAAAGTGATCAGGagaaagaaactgttaaaagtatGTAAGGTGACTCTATGAAACTGGGAGGAGCCCATCCAGGACTGCAGGGAAGAGGGACTAAAAAGACGGCATCCTTGTAAGGCAAAAATCAAGGGATAACATTAAGTAAGGTAGGATTCTAGCACCACATCATTTCAGGCTCACATTTCTATGAAGAAAATTTCTTTATCTCAAGTACtcttaaaacaaacatttaaacattaaaaagggAAAGTCTCTCCCTATCTCATCCCCATTCCCTCCAGTCTCCTAAGATTTTGGAATATATCTGTTTAGACATTTTCCAACAACATGCAATGGTGAATGTGTGCATATAGGTATatactgaaaataaatatatatttgtaaaaaaaagtatAGTCGTATACATATAGTTATgcatctttttaaagttttaaacataTTCTGGGACCCCTCCCATATCTATACCTTTAGATTTTCctcatccttttaaaaaaatgattgcaTTCTATTGTATGGACTTACCAGAATTTAACTTGTCCCTATTGCAATATTATTTCGtcatctccaattttttttttttggcatgggcaggctctgggaatcaaacccggctctcctgcatggcaggcaagaactccaaTCTTTTACTATTACAAATCACACCATAATCTACATCACTCCTGTCAATGTTTCATATGATTTACTAAAGGGAAATTGTTGGGTTGAGGGGTGTGAGCATTCAGTGAATAAGGATGCTTTTCCTTGCATGCTCACTGGATTTTATCAATTTCCATAATTCTGGCCTATATAAAAGGTAGAAAATGgcttcttaatataaaacaaaatattaactaCACAGTGAAATTTTTGAGGATAGAGACTATATCTTTTATCCATAGTATACTTAACATAGCATGTTTGGATGAGTGAGTTTCCCtgatttttttactctttttccaCTGCTATCCTTCTATTCAAAACTCTGCCATCCTAAGCACCGATTTCTATCCTATTCACAGTAAAATCCCATGTGTCAGGATGCCTAACCCCACTTCAATAATTGGATAGAGACAGTACTAAGTAATTGCTGGATTATTTTTGGATGGACTTTAAAAGTAAGCAGAGCTGTTTAAGTTACTTACAAGAGGGGATAGGGaataattaacttttattttcaggGTAATAAGATAAAAATGATGTTTCAAGGGGTCAAATCTGGCAATAGTAGCcaatgattcagaaaaagaaaatacattagcAATTGCAACTAGAAACTTTAGTAATTCAGGCATGAGATGATGGGAGCTTAACTTAGCATTACATCAACAGAGACAAAAAGCAGAAGTAGATCTAGCAGGTATCTTCAAAGAAGAAACAATGGGGATTAGAGGAAAGACTGAGAGTGGAAAAGATGATATATTCTTGTTGATGCTGTATTTCTAGTTTTATAGATTGAAAGAACGGGGGAGTTAGGATGAGAAATTTGTTTTGGATAGAAGATAGCTTCTGTTTTTGGACATACTTAGTTTAAAGTGACATTCACTTCTATATAGAGAGGACCTAAATGTAGGGAATTTGTGGGAGTAAAGTTCATGTGGGTGTATAAgaccaagaagaaaatataaagaatatagaCATTGAAGGGATAGGTGAAAGCATCATAATGCATTTGTGAGAGCTtgtacagaaacagaacagcagTGTAAAAACCAGAATCTCCTCAGGAATTATGGCATAGATTGCTGGCTGTGCACTAAAATCTGTTCTCCCCATTTCTGGACATATAGCTAGACCATATTTCTCACTCTCCCTTGAATTTAGCTTATCAGAGTGACAAAGGTCACCCTGGTTAAGGGAATGAGAGTGAAAGTGATATGAACCATGCCATTCACAGTCTATAAGAGTCTCCCAAATGGGCTTCTCTGTGCTCATACTTTCCTTTTGGCTAAATGCAGATGATGAAGAGGCCCAAGGGGATGGTGGAATCACAATAAGCAGGAACATAGGTTCCCGGATAAACAGGTAGAGAACTGTCCACTGACCTCAACAATTCCCCAACATGGgtgagaaataaattccattctGTTTGACTTTTGGAG of the Tamandua tetradactyla isolate mTamTet1 chromosome 2, mTamTet1.pri, whole genome shotgun sequence genome contains:
- the ZFP69B gene encoding zinc finger protein 69 homolog B; protein product: MLQQLLITLPTKANTWVKLHHPKKAKEGALLWEDVTKIFEGEALLSQDVQENQGESLDDEVTPGLPTAESQELLTFEDISVEFTQEEWWQLAPAHQVLYREVMLENYGNFISVGYQLSKPGVISQLEKGEEPWLTERKISGGPSSDLESKTVTKELALKNDVLWEELPHSLMMGKSTRGSTLYSTLEKVSKSDKLENHQQNQGMGEGEISLIHKKTVTQKRDQESNRFEKSTNEGSKVISAPVCPLRKRVHKYDTPGKKSRRSLDLINHSRSYAKMKTFECNICEKIFKQLIHLTEHMRIHTGEKPFRCKECGKAFSQSSSLIPHQRIHTGEKPYECKECGKTFRHPSSLTQHLRIHTGEKPYECGVCEKAFSQSIGLIQHLRTHVREKPFTCKDCGKAFFQIRHLRQHEIIHTGVKPYICNVCSKTFSHSTYLTQHQRTHTGERPYKCKECGKAFSQRIHLSIHQRVHTGVKPYECSHCGKAFRHDSSFAKHQRIHTGEKPYDCNECGKAFSCSSSLIRHCKTHTRNTFSNDM